One genomic segment of Burkholderia pyrrocinia includes these proteins:
- a CDS encoding Na+/H+ antiporter: protein MEIVFTVLILLLTVALSGAATRILPLQLPLPLMQIAFGAMLAWPKLNLHVTFDPEIFMLLFIPPLLFADGWRIPKRELYLQRRAILMLAFGLVFMTVLAVGYFAHWLIPELPLPIAFALAAVLSPTDAVALSGIAGKGRIPPQLMHILEGEALMNDASGLVALKFAIAAALTGMFSLRAASVTFVIVAAGGLATGAIVSWVFSALSTRFLNAEQEGDPAPGIVMTLLVPFAAYLFAEHLDLSGVLAAVSAGMMMNYTSFSRKSTVASRVRAESTWAMIEFVFNGMVFIMLGLQLPHIIGRALVDAHHTSDALVGRMIFNVGAMMLALYAIRFLWVWLLRWIASRRAARHGLAGTMAGVRTIAVMTVGGVRGAVTLAGVLSIPVALADGAPLPGRDTAIFVASAVILGSLIVAVVGLPLLLRGVRSSRNPLADEERTARSAAAQAAIRAIDLSHDAISADLDESGAARCADISARVMDQYRRRLAALAEDGPTPRAEAKQSETMELQMRIAAIRAERSVLYRLRSDSKISDETLTKLIREIDLSETALSTRKKGIL, encoded by the coding sequence ATGGAAATCGTTTTCACAGTCCTGATCCTGCTGCTGACCGTTGCGCTGTCCGGCGCCGCCACGCGCATCCTGCCATTGCAACTGCCGCTGCCGCTGATGCAGATCGCGTTCGGCGCGATGCTCGCGTGGCCGAAGCTGAACCTGCACGTCACGTTCGATCCCGAAATCTTCATGCTGCTGTTCATCCCGCCGCTGCTGTTCGCGGACGGCTGGCGGATTCCGAAACGCGAGTTGTACCTGCAGCGCCGCGCGATCCTGATGCTCGCGTTCGGGCTCGTGTTCATGACGGTACTCGCAGTGGGCTACTTCGCGCATTGGCTGATTCCCGAGTTGCCGCTGCCGATCGCGTTCGCGCTCGCGGCCGTGCTGTCGCCGACCGACGCGGTCGCGCTGTCGGGCATCGCCGGCAAAGGCAGGATCCCGCCGCAACTGATGCACATCCTCGAAGGCGAGGCGCTGATGAACGACGCGTCGGGCCTCGTCGCGCTGAAGTTCGCGATCGCGGCGGCGCTGACCGGCATGTTCTCGCTGCGCGCCGCGTCGGTCACGTTCGTGATCGTCGCCGCCGGCGGGCTCGCGACGGGCGCGATCGTGTCGTGGGTGTTCAGCGCGCTGTCGACCCGCTTCCTGAACGCCGAGCAGGAAGGCGATCCGGCCCCCGGCATCGTGATGACGCTGCTCGTGCCGTTCGCGGCCTACCTGTTCGCCGAGCACCTCGATCTGTCGGGCGTGCTCGCGGCCGTGTCGGCCGGGATGATGATGAATTACACGAGCTTTTCGCGCAAAAGCACCGTCGCGTCGCGCGTGCGCGCCGAAAGCACGTGGGCGATGATCGAGTTCGTGTTCAACGGCATGGTGTTCATCATGCTCGGGCTGCAGTTGCCGCACATCATCGGCCGCGCGCTCGTCGACGCGCACCATACGAGCGACGCGCTCGTCGGCCGGATGATCTTCAACGTAGGTGCGATGATGCTCGCGCTGTATGCGATCCGCTTCCTGTGGGTCTGGCTGCTGCGCTGGATCGCGAGCCGCCGCGCCGCGCGCCACGGCCTCGCGGGCACGATGGCCGGCGTGCGCACGATCGCGGTGATGACGGTCGGCGGCGTGCGCGGCGCGGTCACGCTCGCCGGCGTGCTGTCGATCCCGGTCGCGCTCGCCGACGGCGCGCCGCTGCCGGGGCGCGACACCGCGATCTTCGTCGCGTCAGCCGTGATCCTCGGCTCGCTCATCGTCGCGGTGGTCGGCCTGCCGCTGCTGCTGCGCGGCGTGCGCTCGTCGCGCAACCCGCTCGCCGACGAGGAGCGCACCGCGCGCTCGGCCGCCGCGCAGGCCGCGATCCGCGCGATCGACTTGTCGCACGACGCGATCTCGGCCGATCTCGACGAATCGGGCGCGGCGCGCTGCGCGGACATCTCGGCGCGCGTGATGGACCAGTACCGCCGCCGGCTCGCCGCGCTCGCGGAGGACGGCCCCACGCCGCGCGCCGAAGCAAAGCAGAGCGAAACGATGGAACTGCAGATGCGGATCGCCGCGATCCGCGCGGAGCGCTCGGTGCTGTACCGGCTGCGCAGCGACAGCAAGATTTCCGACGAGACGCTGACGAAGCTGATCCGCGAAATCGACCTGTCGGAAACCGCGCTGTCGACGCGCAAGAAAGGCATTCTCTGA
- a CDS encoding sensor domain-containing phosphodiesterase has translation MTTVQQERPAAASPYRFEREMSSGLERLATQYRDLTLTSVFQPIFSLSHQRAVGYEALLRAHDALDRAVSPLDVFGEAARQGELLQLDRLAQALHLENFALLGAEREWLFLNVHPGVLTDPFQAAALLANLKRLGMPPRRVVLEVLEQRADDVERLAEAVREFRTHGFLIALDDFGAGHSNLERIWQLNPDIVKLDRIMLSHAAHRTGLTAILHGLVTLLHEAGKLVLVEGIETEHEAQIALSCEADFVQGYYFGRPAPGLPDSAAASGCIGELTERFRLQTEARERRDAQRLAPYLRAFERAAERLAGGEPLDEVCWNFLALDAAARCFLLDAHGRQSGRNVVLRADRALSEARFSPLADAQGANWLRRPYFRSAIAEPGRVQVTRPYLSINEAQPCVTLSVAVRVGDAQRVLCGDIDWVDDEADAG, from the coding sequence ATGACGACCGTGCAACAGGAGCGTCCGGCCGCCGCGTCGCCGTACCGTTTCGAGCGGGAGATGAGCTCCGGCCTCGAACGTCTGGCAACGCAGTATCGCGACCTGACGCTCACGAGCGTGTTCCAGCCGATATTCAGCCTGTCGCACCAGCGTGCGGTCGGCTACGAGGCGCTGCTGCGCGCGCACGATGCGCTCGACCGCGCCGTGTCGCCGCTCGACGTGTTCGGCGAAGCCGCGCGCCAGGGCGAACTGCTGCAGCTCGACCGGCTCGCGCAGGCGCTGCATCTCGAGAACTTCGCGCTGCTCGGCGCCGAGCGCGAGTGGCTGTTTCTCAACGTCCATCCGGGCGTGCTCACCGACCCGTTCCAGGCGGCCGCGCTGCTCGCGAACCTGAAGCGGCTCGGCATGCCGCCGCGCCGCGTCGTGCTCGAGGTGCTCGAACAGCGCGCGGACGACGTCGAGCGGCTCGCCGAGGCCGTGCGCGAATTCCGCACGCACGGCTTCCTGATCGCGCTCGACGATTTCGGTGCGGGTCACTCGAACCTCGAGCGGATCTGGCAGCTGAACCCGGACATCGTGAAGCTCGACCGGATCATGCTGTCGCACGCGGCGCACCGCACGGGGCTCACCGCAATCCTGCACGGGCTCGTGACGCTGCTGCACGAGGCCGGCAAGCTCGTGCTCGTCGAAGGGATCGAGACCGAGCACGAGGCGCAGATCGCGCTGTCGTGCGAGGCCGATTTCGTGCAGGGCTACTACTTCGGCCGCCCGGCGCCGGGGCTGCCCGACAGCGCGGCCGCGTCCGGCTGCATCGGCGAGCTGACCGAGCGTTTTCGTCTGCAGACCGAAGCGCGCGAGCGGCGTGACGCACAGCGGCTCGCGCCGTACCTGCGCGCGTTCGAGCGCGCGGCCGAGCGTCTCGCGGGCGGCGAGCCGCTCGACGAGGTGTGCTGGAATTTCCTCGCGCTGGATGCCGCCGCGCGCTGCTTCCTGCTTGACGCACACGGCCGGCAGTCGGGCCGCAACGTCGTGCTGCGCGCCGACCGCGCGCTGAGCGAGGCACGCTTCTCGCCGCTGGCGGACGCGCAGGGCGCGAACTGGCTGCGCCGGCCGTATTTCCGATCGGCGATCGCCGAGCCGGGGCGCGTGCAGGTCACGCGGCCGTACCTGTCGATCAACGAGGCGCAGCCGTGCGTGACGCTGTCGGTGGCCGTGCGCGTCGGCGATGCGCAGCGCGTGTTGTGCGGCGATATCGACTGGGTCGACGACGAAGCGGACGCCGGCTAG
- a CDS encoding suppressor of fused domain protein, with the protein MTDATHDTQDGAGDDAAPGWDAIDGALAHLYPGQEPKHYGTLVKWRLGGPDPLDGISVWKRAEPVPHWHFVTYGLSELYAKESDDPAVSGFGFELTIRVACGADDEPPRWAFSFLQNLARYVFQSGNAFDDGHWMTANGPIALDTGTALCSMGFAFDPELPAIDTPHGRLAFLQVVGLTLDEERAAKRWRTRALLDTLLPHLPLWVTDLGRASLLERADVREQVDAGTQRDGSSSGYLFTDVLGWATRKRLLRAPVVEITVGARQAEELVALLPLRLPFDRPFRLVGHDGAVRFVHGDANGVTDEDGTLTLRLTDATVQALARTLKPRAGEYAIDGLDGVRWRVEKTVIRDAQGNAVQTIG; encoded by the coding sequence ATGACGGACGCAACACACGACACGCAGGACGGCGCGGGTGACGATGCCGCGCCGGGCTGGGATGCGATCGACGGCGCGCTCGCGCACCTCTATCCGGGCCAGGAGCCGAAGCACTACGGCACGCTGGTCAAGTGGCGGCTCGGCGGCCCCGATCCGCTCGACGGGATCAGCGTGTGGAAGCGCGCGGAGCCGGTGCCGCACTGGCATTTCGTCACGTACGGGCTGAGCGAACTGTATGCGAAGGAGTCGGACGATCCGGCCGTCAGCGGCTTCGGGTTCGAGCTGACGATTCGCGTCGCCTGCGGTGCCGACGACGAGCCGCCGCGTTGGGCGTTCAGCTTCCTGCAGAACCTCGCGCGCTACGTGTTCCAGAGCGGCAACGCATTCGACGACGGCCACTGGATGACGGCCAACGGCCCGATCGCGCTCGACACCGGCACGGCGCTCTGCTCGATGGGTTTCGCGTTCGATCCGGAACTGCCGGCGATCGACACGCCGCACGGCCGCCTGGCGTTCCTGCAGGTCGTCGGGCTGACGCTCGACGAGGAGCGCGCCGCGAAGCGCTGGCGCACGCGCGCGCTGCTCGACACGCTGCTGCCGCACCTGCCCCTGTGGGTGACCGATCTCGGCCGCGCGTCGCTGCTCGAGCGCGCGGACGTGCGTGAGCAGGTCGACGCCGGCACGCAGCGCGACGGCTCGTCGAGCGGCTACCTGTTCACCGACGTGCTGGGATGGGCAACGCGCAAGCGGCTGCTGCGCGCGCCGGTCGTCGAGATTACCGTCGGTGCACGGCAGGCCGAGGAACTCGTCGCGCTGCTGCCGTTGCGGCTGCCGTTCGACCGGCCGTTCCGCCTGGTCGGTCACGACGGCGCAGTGCGCTTCGTGCACGGCGACGCGAACGGCGTGACCGACGAAGACGGCACGCTGACGCTGCGGCTCACCGATGCGACGGTGCAGGCGTTGGCGCGCACGCTGAAGCCGCGCGCCGGCGAGTATGCGATCGACGGGCTCGACGGCGTGCGCTGGCGCGTCGAGAAGACCGTGATCCGCGACGCGCAGGGCAACGCGGTGCAGACGATCGGGTGA
- a CDS encoding indolepyruvate ferredoxin oxidoreductase family protein: MTARLPVDGPPALSDYRLTDNLTATRGRIFLTGTQALVRLLLMQRTVDAEQGLNTAGFVSGYRGSPLGMVDQQLWKAQKLLDAGGVRFLPAINEELGGTAVLGTQRVEADPERTVEGVYAMWYGKGPGVDRAGDALKHGNAYGSSPHGGVLVVAGDDHGCVSSSMPHQSDFAMIAWHMPVVNPANIADMLEFGLYGWALSRYSGAWVGFKAISETVESGSTVDLDALQTQWPAPAGFTPPAGGLHNRWPDLPSLTIEARLAAKLDAVRHFARTNSIDKWIAPSAQANVGIVTCGKAHLDLMEALRRLDLTVADLDAAGVRIYKVGLSYPLEMTRIETFVDGLAEVLVIEEKGPVIEQQIKDYLYNRTEGARPRVLGKHDAQGACLLSELGELRPSRILPVFAEWLARHKPALDRRERVVDLVAPQILSNEADAVKRTPYFCSGCPHNTSTKVPEGSIAQAGIGCHFMASWMERDTTGLIQMGGEGVDWAAHAMFTNTKHVFQNLGDGTYFHSGILAIRQAVAAKANITYKILYNDAVAMTGGQPVDGSISVPQIARQVEAEGVSRFVVVSDEPEKYDGHHGQFPTGTTFHHRSELDAVQRELRETPGVTVLIYDQTCAAEKRRRRKKGEFPDPDKRLFINDAVCEGCGDCGVQSNCLSVEPLETPLGRKRRIDQSSCNKDYSCVNGFCPSFVTVEGAALKKAAGAAFDEAALAARVDALPVPATHLDAAPFDMLVTGVGGTGVVTVGALISMAAHLEGKSASVLDFMGFAQKGGSVLSFVRIAASDRWLNQVRIDTQQADVLLACDMVVGASAEALQTVRHERSRIVVNTHRIPNASFVQNPDANLHADALLEKMHHAAGDGYLSSCDAQALAAKFLGDSIGANILMLGYAWQLGLVPVSLAAMMRAIELNNVAVPMNKLAFSIGRMAAGDAAGLDALWNARHAVATHAAPETLAELVADREARLDAYGGARYVERYRALVNAAAAKGDDALTRAVATTFYRLLAVKDEYEVARLYTDDAFRTALEAQFEGVPGHAYRVKFNLAPPTIAKAGSDGGVPKKRVFGQWMWLVFGMLARVRSLRGTWLDPFGRTVERRMERALADDYETTLARALAAMTPGNAAQVAQLADLHARVRGFGHVKVRNLAGVKRAERELALQLGIDAATSAAVQHALDEMKGAGMLKGIPVVVAK, translated from the coding sequence CCCGCGATCAACGAGGAACTCGGCGGCACGGCCGTGCTCGGCACGCAGCGTGTCGAGGCCGATCCCGAGCGCACGGTCGAGGGCGTGTATGCGATGTGGTACGGCAAGGGCCCGGGCGTCGATCGCGCCGGCGACGCGCTGAAGCACGGCAACGCATACGGTTCGTCGCCGCACGGCGGCGTGCTCGTCGTCGCGGGCGACGACCATGGCTGCGTGTCGTCGTCGATGCCGCACCAGAGCGACTTTGCGATGATCGCGTGGCACATGCCGGTCGTGAACCCGGCGAACATCGCCGACATGCTCGAATTCGGCCTGTACGGCTGGGCGCTGTCGCGCTACTCGGGCGCCTGGGTCGGCTTCAAGGCGATCTCGGAAACGGTCGAGTCGGGCTCGACCGTCGACCTCGACGCGCTGCAGACGCAGTGGCCGGCGCCGGCTGGCTTCACGCCGCCGGCGGGCGGCCTGCACAACCGCTGGCCCGACCTGCCGAGCCTCACGATCGAGGCGCGCCTCGCCGCGAAGCTCGACGCAGTGCGTCATTTCGCACGCACCAACAGCATCGACAAGTGGATCGCACCGAGCGCGCAGGCGAACGTCGGGATCGTCACGTGCGGCAAGGCGCACCTCGACCTGATGGAAGCGCTGCGCCGTCTCGACCTGACGGTGGCCGACCTCGACGCGGCCGGCGTGCGGATCTACAAGGTCGGCCTGTCGTATCCGCTCGAGATGACGCGCATCGAGACCTTCGTCGACGGCCTCGCCGAAGTGCTCGTGATCGAGGAGAAGGGCCCGGTCATCGAGCAGCAGATCAAGGACTACCTGTACAACCGCACGGAAGGCGCGCGGCCGCGCGTGCTCGGCAAGCACGACGCGCAAGGCGCCTGCCTGCTGTCCGAGCTCGGCGAACTGCGCCCGTCGCGCATCCTGCCGGTGTTCGCCGAATGGCTCGCGCGGCACAAGCCGGCGCTGGACCGCCGCGAACGCGTCGTCGATCTCGTCGCGCCGCAGATCCTGTCGAACGAGGCCGACGCGGTGAAGCGCACGCCGTACTTCTGCTCGGGCTGCCCGCACAACACGTCGACGAAGGTGCCGGAAGGCTCGATCGCGCAGGCCGGCATCGGCTGCCACTTCATGGCGTCGTGGATGGAGCGCGACACGACGGGGCTGATCCAGATGGGCGGCGAGGGCGTCGACTGGGCCGCGCACGCGATGTTCACGAACACGAAGCACGTGTTCCAGAACCTCGGCGACGGCACCTACTTCCACTCGGGCATCCTCGCGATCCGCCAGGCGGTCGCCGCGAAAGCGAACATCACGTACAAGATCCTCTACAACGATGCGGTCGCGATGACGGGCGGCCAGCCGGTCGACGGCAGCATCTCGGTGCCGCAGATCGCGCGGCAGGTCGAGGCGGAAGGCGTGTCGCGCTTCGTCGTCGTGTCCGACGAACCGGAGAAGTACGACGGCCATCACGGGCAGTTCCCGACGGGCACCACGTTCCATCACCGCAGCGAGCTCGACGCGGTGCAGCGCGAGTTGCGCGAGACGCCGGGCGTCACCGTGCTGATCTACGACCAGACCTGCGCGGCCGAGAAGCGCCGCCGCCGCAAGAAGGGCGAGTTCCCCGACCCGGACAAGCGCCTGTTCATCAACGATGCGGTGTGCGAAGGCTGCGGCGACTGCGGCGTGCAGTCGAACTGCCTGTCGGTCGAGCCGCTCGAGACGCCGCTCGGCCGCAAGCGACGCATCGACCAGTCGTCGTGCAACAAGGACTATTCGTGCGTGAACGGCTTCTGCCCGAGCTTCGTGACGGTCGAAGGCGCGGCGCTGAAGAAGGCCGCGGGTGCCGCGTTCGACGAAGCGGCGCTCGCCGCGCGCGTCGACGCGCTGCCGGTGCCCGCGACGCATCTCGATGCGGCGCCGTTCGACATGCTCGTGACGGGTGTCGGCGGCACGGGCGTCGTGACGGTCGGCGCGCTGATCAGCATGGCCGCGCACCTCGAAGGCAAGAGCGCATCGGTGCTCGACTTCATGGGCTTCGCGCAGAAGGGCGGCTCGGTGCTGTCGTTCGTGCGGATCGCCGCGAGCGACCGATGGCTGAACCAGGTGCGCATCGACACGCAGCAGGCCGACGTGCTGCTCGCGTGCGACATGGTCGTCGGCGCGAGTGCCGAAGCACTGCAGACGGTGCGTCACGAGCGTTCGCGGATCGTCGTCAACACGCACCGGATCCCGAACGCGTCGTTCGTGCAGAACCCCGACGCGAACCTGCATGCGGACGCGCTGCTCGAAAAGATGCACCACGCGGCCGGCGACGGCTACCTGTCGAGCTGCGACGCGCAGGCGCTCGCCGCGAAGTTCCTTGGCGATTCGATCGGCGCGAACATCCTGATGCTCGGCTACGCGTGGCAGCTCGGCCTCGTGCCGGTGTCGCTCGCCGCGATGATGCGCGCGATCGAGCTGAACAACGTCGCGGTGCCGATGAACAAGCTCGCGTTCTCGATCGGCCGGATGGCGGCCGGCGATGCGGCGGGCCTCGATGCGTTGTGGAATGCGCGTCACGCGGTGGCCACGCACGCCGCGCCGGAAACGCTTGCCGAACTGGTCGCCGATCGCGAAGCGCGTCTCGATGCGTACGGCGGCGCGCGCTACGTCGAGCGCTACCGTGCGCTCGTGAACGCAGCGGCCGCGAAGGGCGACGACGCGCTGACGCGTGCGGTCGCGACGACGTTCTACCGGCTGCTCGCGGTGAAGGACGAATACGAGGTCGCGCGGCTTTACACCGACGACGCATTCCGCACGGCGCTCGAAGCGCAGTTCGAAGGCGTGCCGGGCCACGCATATCGCGTGAAGTTCAACCTCGCGCCGCCGACGATCGCGAAGGCCGGCAGCGATGGCGGCGTGCCGAAGAAGCGCGTGTTCGGCCAGTGGATGTGGCTGGTGTTCGGCATGCTGGCGCGCGTGCGCAGCCTGCGCGGCACGTGGCTCGATCCGTTCGGCCGCACTGTCGAGCGCAGGATGGAGCGCGCACTCGCCGACGACTACGAGACGACGCTCGCACGTGCGCTCGCCGCGATGACGCCCGGCAATGCGGCGCAGGTCGCGCAACTGGCCGACCTGCACGCCCGTGTGCGCGGCTTCGGTCACGTGAAGGTGCGCAACCTGGCCGGCGTGAAGCGCGCGGAGCGCGAACTGGCGCTGCAGCTCGGCATCGACGCGGCGACGAGCGCGGCCGTGCAGCACGCGCTCGACGAGATGAAGGGGGCGGGCATGCTGAAGGGGATTCCGGTCGTCGTCGCGAAGTAA
- a CDS encoding copper homeostasis protein CutC yields the protein MNRNAASSVLLEVIATTVGDAKAAARSGADRLELVTAITEGGLTPSVGLIEAVVAAVPIPVNVIVRPHSRSFVYDADDLRVIERDVRAAVAAGANGVVFGALDARGDVDLGALGRIAAAADGRALTFHRAFDVSRDLNAAFDALLRVPAVTSVLTSGGHPSVLDAAATIARMVRHAEGSTCTVLAGSGLTVDAVGDFVRATGVRAVHFGSGVRPRGEVLAPVDGQLVERVRAALDGAAAHV from the coding sequence ATGAACCGAAACGCCGCTTCTTCCGTCCTCCTCGAAGTGATCGCCACGACCGTTGGCGATGCGAAGGCCGCCGCCCGCTCGGGCGCCGACCGCCTCGAACTCGTGACCGCGATCACCGAAGGCGGGCTGACGCCGAGCGTCGGCCTGATCGAGGCCGTCGTGGCCGCCGTGCCGATTCCCGTCAACGTGATCGTGCGCCCGCACAGCCGGTCGTTCGTCTATGACGCCGACGATCTGCGCGTGATCGAACGCGATGTGCGCGCGGCCGTCGCGGCCGGCGCGAACGGCGTCGTGTTCGGCGCGCTCGATGCGCGCGGCGACGTCGATCTCGGCGCGCTGGGCCGCATCGCGGCGGCCGCGGATGGCCGCGCGCTGACGTTCCATCGCGCGTTCGACGTGTCGCGCGACCTCAACGCCGCGTTCGACGCGCTGCTGCGCGTGCCGGCCGTCACGTCGGTGCTGACGTCGGGCGGCCATCCGTCGGTGCTCGACGCGGCCGCGACGATCGCGCGGATGGTGCGGCACGCAGAAGGGTCGACGTGCACGGTGCTGGCCGGCTCGGGGCTCACCGTCGATGCGGTCGGCGATTTCGTCCGGGCCACCGGCGTGCGCGCGGTGCATTTCGGCTCGGGCGTGCGGCCGCGCGGCGAGGTGCTGGCACCCGTCGACGGACAGCTCGTCGAGCGGGTGCGCGCGGCGCTCGACGGCGCGGCGGCGCACGTGTGA
- the bioB gene encoding biotin synthase BioB translates to MTQAQTAAVQPDAIPVAAPASQRWRVADVVALFALPFNDLIFRAQQVHREHFDANAVQLSTLLSIKTGGCEEDCGYCSQSSHHDTGLKAEKLMDVDTVLDAARAAKANGASRFCMGAAWRNPKERHMPALTEMVRGVKELGLETCMTLGMLEDEQAQQLADAGLDYYNHNLDTSPEFYGQVISTRTYQDRLDTLDRVRDAGINVCCGGIIGMGESRRERAGLISQLANLNPYPESVPINNLVAIEGTPLEGTAPLDPFEFVRTIAVARITMPKAVVRLSAGREQLDDAMQAMCFLAGANSMFYGDQLLTTSNPQTQRDRALFERLGIRASQADALSENA, encoded by the coding sequence ATGACCCAAGCCCAGACCGCCGCCGTGCAACCCGACGCGATTCCCGTGGCTGCACCGGCCTCGCAGCGCTGGCGCGTCGCCGACGTCGTCGCGCTGTTCGCACTGCCGTTCAACGACCTGATCTTCCGCGCGCAGCAGGTGCATCGCGAGCACTTCGACGCGAACGCGGTGCAGTTGTCGACGCTGCTGTCGATCAAGACGGGCGGCTGCGAGGAAGATTGCGGCTACTGCTCGCAGTCGTCGCATCACGACACGGGCCTGAAGGCCGAGAAGCTGATGGACGTCGACACGGTGCTCGACGCCGCGCGCGCGGCGAAGGCGAACGGCGCGAGCCGCTTCTGCATGGGCGCCGCGTGGCGCAACCCGAAGGAGCGCCACATGCCGGCGCTGACCGAGATGGTGCGCGGCGTGAAGGAACTCGGCCTCGAGACCTGCATGACGCTCGGCATGCTCGAGGACGAACAGGCGCAGCAACTCGCCGACGCGGGCCTCGACTACTACAACCACAACCTCGACACGTCGCCGGAGTTCTACGGCCAGGTGATCTCGACGCGCACGTACCAGGACCGCCTCGACACGCTCGACCGCGTGCGCGACGCAGGCATCAACGTGTGCTGCGGCGGCATCATCGGGATGGGCGAGTCGCGCCGCGAGCGCGCGGGCCTGATCTCGCAGCTCGCGAACCTGAACCCGTATCCGGAATCGGTGCCGATCAACAACCTCGTGGCGATCGAAGGCACGCCGCTCGAAGGTACCGCGCCGCTCGACCCGTTCGAGTTCGTGCGCACCATCGCGGTCGCGCGCATCACGATGCCGAAGGCCGTCGTGCGCCTGTCGGCCGGCCGCGAGCAGCTCGACGACGCGATGCAGGCGATGTGCTTCCTCGCCGGTGCGAACTCGATGTTCTACGGCGACCAGTTGCTGACGACGAGCAACCCGCAGACGCAGCGCGACCGCGCGCTGTTCGAGCGCCTCGGCATCCGCGCGAGCCAGGCCGACGCGCTGTCGGAAAACGCGTAA
- the bioD gene encoding dethiobiotin synthase: protein MTAPLSLFVTGTDTEIGKTFVSAAMLHGFARHGLRAAALKPVAAGAYERDGVWHNEDADQLDAAANVVLPPELRTPFLLKAPAAPHIVAAQEGVTLDIGTIVACHREALTRADIVVVEGAGGFRVPLNDTQDMADLAVSLGVPVVLVVGVRLGCISHALLTADGIRQRGLTLAGWVANHVDPAMSYPDENVATIRDWLAREHRAPLIGRIPHMAPAAPESAAAMLDIAALVESLRTAQH, encoded by the coding sequence ATGACAGCCCCGCTCTCGCTCTTCGTCACCGGCACCGACACCGAAATCGGCAAGACCTTCGTGTCGGCCGCGATGCTGCACGGCTTCGCGCGGCACGGATTGCGCGCGGCCGCGCTGAAGCCGGTCGCGGCCGGCGCGTACGAACGGGACGGCGTCTGGCACAACGAGGACGCCGACCAGCTCGACGCGGCCGCGAACGTCGTGCTGCCGCCCGAACTGCGCACACCGTTCCTGCTGAAGGCGCCTGCCGCGCCGCACATCGTCGCCGCGCAGGAAGGCGTGACGCTCGACATCGGCACGATCGTCGCGTGCCACCGCGAGGCGCTGACGCGCGCGGATATCGTCGTCGTCGAAGGCGCCGGCGGGTTTCGCGTGCCGCTGAACGACACGCAGGACATGGCCGACCTCGCGGTCTCGCTCGGCGTGCCGGTCGTGCTGGTGGTCGGCGTTCGGCTCGGCTGCATCAGCCACGCGCTGCTGACCGCCGACGGGATTCGCCAACGCGGCCTCACGCTCGCGGGCTGGGTCGCGAACCACGTCGACCCGGCGATGTCGTATCCGGACGAAAACGTCGCAACGATCCGCGACTGGCTCGCGCGCGAGCACCGCGCGCCGCTCATCGGCCGCATCCCGCACATGGCGCCGGCCGCCCCCGAATCCGCCGCGGCGATGCTCGACATCGCCGCGCTCGTCGAGTCGCTGCGCACCGCGCAGCATTGA